In Peptococcus niger, the genomic window GGCCGAGCGGTTGAAGGCGGCGGTCTTGAAAACCGTTGATCCGAAAGGTTCCGTGGGTTCGAATCCCACCCTCTCCGTTGCCTTCGCCAATCGGAGCCAGGATAGTTGTAAAATTAATTGTCGGTTTTTGTGAAGAACTGCTGGACAAGCCGAGCATGATTTGATACAATATCTCTTGCGTTCACTGGAGAGATGACCGAGAGGCCGAAGGTGCTCCCCTGCTAAGGGAGTATACGGGGAACCGTATCGAGGGTTCGAATCCCTCTCTCTCCGTAGAGAGGTTAAGCCCATTCGAAACCGTTGTATAGGGGTCGAATCTCTCGAAAACAGAATATGCGCCGCTAGCTCAGCTGGATAGAGTGTCTGGCTACGGACCAGAAGGTCAGGGGTTCGAATCCCTTGCGGCGCGGCCTTGGCCCTTGCTTATGCAAGGGCTTTTTTTGTAGGACAAAAGCCATCGGGCAGCAGAGTAGGCCCCGCCTTAATCATGAGGCGGGGCCTATTTTGCTTTTCGGGGGGTGTTTTTCTACGGAACTCAGTTTGATTTTAGGTTTAGCTGGCATCGTGCAAACACCTGCTAATTTAAACAGGACCAATCGTGCTTACAGCATGGCCTGTCAATGTGGGGTGAGCAATTTGGCTTATTCCCGGTGATTGCGTTGACGGCCTTTCTTGCAAACCGTATAATAATGCCAATACATGCGGCAGGGACGCAGAGGGGGAATTGAAATATGAAAGAACAATATCTCGCAGCTGAGATTGAACAAAAATGGCAAGAGCGCTGGGCGGCATCGGACCTTTATCAAACGAATGATGCGGCAGACAAGCCGTCCTATTATTGCCTGGAAATGTTCCCGTATCCAAGTGGTAACTTGCACATGGGACATGTTCGCAATTATTCCATTGGCGACGTGGTGGCGCGCTTTAAGACGATGCGGGGCTACAATGTGCTGCACCCGATGGGCTGGGACGCCTTCGGTTTGCCGGCTGAAAATGCGGCCATTAAACACGGCGTGGCGCCGGCACGGTGGACAAAGGAAAACATTGCGACCATGAAACGCCAGTTTAAGCAACTGGGGCTTTCTTTTGATTGGGATCGGGAAGTGACCACTTGCCTGCCGGATTATTACCGCTGGACGCAATGGCTTTTCTTGCAATTTTATCAGGCCGGTTTGGCTTATAAAAAAGAAGGGCGTGTCAACTGGTGCCCCTCCTGTCAGACGGTTTTGGCCAATGAGCAGGTGGTGGATGGCGCCTGTGAACGGTGCGGTACAGAAGTGCATAAGAAGGCGCTGGAACAATGGTATTTCCGCATTACCGACTATGCAGACCGTTTGCTGGCGGACTTGCGGCTCTTGGACGGTTGGCCGAAAAAAGTTCGCACCATGCAGGAAAATTGGATTGGCCGCTCTGAAGGGGCCATGATTACCTTTAAGCTGGAAACGGGAGACGATATTGAGGTCTATACAACCCGTCCGGACACGCTGTTTGGGGCGACCTACCTGGTTTTTGCGCCGGAGCATCAATTGGTTGAAAAGCTTATTGCTGGGAAGCCGGAGGCTGAGGCGGTCCGGGCTTTTGCAGACCGCATGAGCCACTTGACAGACTTGGAGCGGACCGGGGATACAGCTGAAAAAGAAGGGCTGCCTACGGGCGCTTATGCCATCAACCCGATCAATGGAGCAAAAATCCCTGTATGGGTGGGCAACTATGTTATTGCCGATTATGGCACAGGGGCGGTCATGGGGGTTCCCTCCGGTGACCAACGGGACTTCTTGTTTGCCAAAAAATACGACCTGCCGATGATTCCGGTGGTCAGTGCGACCGGTGAGGACGTTCAAGCGGCGGATATGACCGAGGCTTATGTTGAACCGGGGAAACTGATCAATTCCGGCGCCTACACAGGCATGGATAATGTGGCTGCAATGGAGGCCATCGTTGAGGCCCTGGGCCAAAAGGGGGCTGGACGCAAAACGGTGAACTACCGTTTGCGCGACTGGCTGATTTCCCGTCAACGCTTCTGGGGCGCGCCGATTCCTATTGTGTATTGTGACCATTGTGGTACGGTGGCTGTCCCGGAAGACCAGCTGCCGGTGCGCTTGCCGGAAGATGTTGACTTTAAGCCGACCGGTGAATCGCCGCTGAATGATGCGCCGGATTTTGTCCACACCACCTGCCCGAAATGCGGTGGTCCGGCCCGTCGGGAAACGGATACCATGGATACCTTTGTCTGCTCCAGCTGGTACTTTATGCGGTATACAGACGCCCAAAACACCACCCTGCCTTTTGCTAAAGACAAGGCGGACAAATGGCTGCCGGTAGACCAATACATCGGCGGGGTGGAACATGCCATCTTGCACCTGCTCTATGCGCGGTTTTTCACGAAAGTTTTAAAAGATAGGGGGCTGGTCTCGGCAGAGGAACCCTTTAAAAACTTGCTCACCCAGGGCATGGTGCTCAAAGACGGCGCGAAAATGAGCAAATCCAAAGGGAATATCGTCAGTCCTGAGGACATTATGCGGACCTACGGCGCCGATACAGCT contains:
- the leuS gene encoding leucine--tRNA ligase, with the translated sequence MKEQYLAAEIEQKWQERWAASDLYQTNDAADKPSYYCLEMFPYPSGNLHMGHVRNYSIGDVVARFKTMRGYNVLHPMGWDAFGLPAENAAIKHGVAPARWTKENIATMKRQFKQLGLSFDWDREVTTCLPDYYRWTQWLFLQFYQAGLAYKKEGRVNWCPSCQTVLANEQVVDGACERCGTEVHKKALEQWYFRITDYADRLLADLRLLDGWPKKVRTMQENWIGRSEGAMITFKLETGDDIEVYTTRPDTLFGATYLVFAPEHQLVEKLIAGKPEAEAVRAFADRMSHLTDLERTGDTAEKEGLPTGAYAINPINGAKIPVWVGNYVIADYGTGAVMGVPSGDQRDFLFAKKYDLPMIPVVSATGEDVQAADMTEAYVEPGKLINSGAYTGMDNVAAMEAIVEALGQKGAGRKTVNYRLRDWLISRQRFWGAPIPIVYCDHCGTVAVPEDQLPVRLPEDVDFKPTGESPLNDAPDFVHTTCPKCGGPARRETDTMDTFVCSSWYFMRYTDAQNTTLPFAKDKADKWLPVDQYIGGVEHAILHLLYARFFTKVLKDRGLVSAEEPFKNLLTQGMVLKDGAKMSKSKGNIVSPEDIMRTYGADTARLFILFAAPPERDLEWNDSAVEGCYRFLGRVYRFVQRYLAASEGGGDPAREKELRYLAHTSLARITEDIDQRFNFNTAVSAIMELVNGLYAAMDAYDDKRSPAIDEATDILVHVLAPFVPHLAEELWAALGHEASVHLETWPQYDESALVQDEVEMVVQINGKVREHITVDVALSREEVAEQALADERVQALIAGKTVRKTIVVPKKLINFVVG